Proteins encoded by one window of Halomonas sp. Bachu 37:
- the mlaE gene encoding lipid asymmetry maintenance ABC transporter permease subunit MlaE, with translation MSGRLAKSSERVRYLGRRGCDTVESLGRAGIFLGQAVVGVPSREGIRLWLRQMHFVGVLSLAIVLVSGLFIGMVLALQGYTILVDFGAEQALGQMVALSLLRELAPVVAALLFAGRAGSALTAEIGLMKATEQLTSMEMIGVDPLRRVVAPRLWAGFVSLPILTIGFSVVGIWGGYLVGVEWLGVFEGSYWSNMQSSVNFFADIGNGIVKSLVFALVVTWIAVFQGYDLIPTSEGISRATTRTVVYSSLAVLGLDFVLTALMFGGLS, from the coding sequence ATGTCTGGGCGGCTAGCGAAAAGCAGCGAACGGGTGCGGTACCTGGGGCGGCGAGGGTGCGATACCGTGGAGTCGCTGGGGCGCGCGGGAATTTTCCTGGGCCAGGCCGTGGTCGGAGTTCCTTCTCGCGAAGGGATACGTCTGTGGTTGCGCCAGATGCACTTCGTCGGTGTGCTGTCGCTGGCGATCGTGCTGGTATCGGGCCTTTTTATCGGCATGGTGCTGGCGCTTCAGGGCTATACCATTTTGGTGGATTTCGGCGCCGAGCAGGCACTGGGGCAGATGGTGGCACTGTCACTGTTGCGCGAGCTGGCACCCGTGGTGGCGGCCTTGTTGTTCGCCGGGAGGGCCGGCTCGGCGCTGACCGCGGAAATCGGCTTGATGAAAGCCACCGAGCAGCTCACCAGCATGGAAATGATCGGCGTGGATCCGTTGCGTCGCGTCGTGGCGCCGCGGCTGTGGGCCGGTTTCGTCTCCCTGCCGATATTGACCATCGGCTTCAGCGTGGTGGGAATCTGGGGCGGCTACCTGGTCGGCGTGGAGTGGCTCGGGGTATTCGAGGGATCCTACTGGAGCAATATGCAGTCGAGCGTCAACTTCTTCGCCGATATCGGCAACGGTATCGTCAAGAGTCTGGTATTTGCCCTGGTGGTGACCTGGATCGCGGTATTCCAGGGCTACGATCTCATCCCCACGTCTGAGGGCATATCGCGAGCCACGACCCGTACCGTAGTGTACTCGTCGCTGGCGGTGCTGGGGTTGGACTTCGTGCTGACCGCTCTGATGTTCGGCGGCCTTTCTTGA
- a CDS encoding ABC transporter ATP-binding protein, producing MTDSPFIEIEDLHFSRGERAIFRGVNMTLAKGRITAIMGPSGTGKTTLLKLIGGQLTPDRGRVRIDGDDVHKLSRKALFDLRKRMGMLFQSGALFSDLSVFENVAFPLRVHTDLPEAMVRDLVLLKLQAVGLRGAQALAPAELSGGMARRVALARAIALDPELILYDEPFVGQDPISMGVLVQLIKRLSQALELTSVVVSHDIKETLSIADYIYLLSDGEVVAHGTPASLDTHADPRVNQFVHGKPDGPVPFHYPAKDFYRDMLDDVATTGGCS from the coding sequence ATGACGGACTCGCCGTTTATCGAAATCGAAGACCTGCATTTTTCCCGCGGAGAACGAGCGATCTTCCGGGGCGTGAACATGACCCTGGCCAAAGGGCGGATCACTGCCATCATGGGCCCCAGCGGCACCGGCAAGACTACCCTGCTGAAGCTTATCGGCGGGCAATTGACGCCGGATCGGGGGCGGGTGCGTATAGACGGCGACGACGTACACAAGTTGTCCCGCAAGGCCCTGTTCGATCTACGCAAGCGGATGGGGATGCTGTTTCAGAGTGGCGCGCTGTTTTCCGATTTGAGTGTATTCGAGAACGTTGCCTTTCCCCTACGCGTCCATACGGACTTGCCGGAAGCGATGGTCCGCGATCTGGTCCTGCTCAAGTTGCAGGCGGTCGGCTTGCGCGGTGCCCAGGCACTTGCCCCGGCGGAGCTTTCCGGCGGCATGGCACGGCGCGTGGCGTTGGCCCGGGCGATCGCCCTCGACCCGGAGTTGATCCTGTACGATGAACCGTTTGTCGGTCAGGACCCGATCTCGATGGGCGTGCTAGTGCAGTTGATCAAGCGCTTGAGCCAGGCACTGGAGCTGACGTCGGTGGTGGTATCCCACGATATCAAGGAGACACTGTCGATCGCGGACTACATCTATCTGCTCTCCGACGGCGAGGTCGTCGCCCACGGCACTCCGGCGAGCCTGGATACCCATGCCGATCCGCGGGTCAACCAGTTCGTCCATGGCAAACCGGACGGGCCGGTGCCGTTTCATTACCCGGCCAAGGATTTCTATCGCGACATGCTCGATGATGTCGCCACAACCGGAGGTTGCAGCTGA
- a CDS encoding KpsF/GutQ family sugar-phosphate isomerase: protein MSQTSPPASLLRESALRTLSLEQAAIGALMSRLDEEFDHACRLMLDCQGRVIVTGMGKSGHIAGKIAATLASTGTPAFFVHPGEASHGDLGMITRGDVVLALSNSGETAEVTALLPLLKRLGTPLISMTGRPGSTLARHADAHLNSAVEREACPHDLAPTSSTTAALALGDALAVALLEARGFTAEDFALSHPGGTLGKRLLLTVQDLMHSGDRLPLVTLGSPLRDALIEITRQGLGFTCVVDQQGRLAGVYTDGDLRRTLDQHHDLRDLTVDEVMTRPGKRISPQVLAAEAVRLMEDSRITALAVVDDQQRPIGALHMHDLLASGVI, encoded by the coding sequence ATGAGTCAAACGTCTCCTCCCGCGTCACTGTTGCGTGAAAGCGCGCTGCGCACCCTCTCTCTCGAGCAGGCGGCGATCGGCGCCTTGATGAGCAGGCTGGACGAGGAATTCGACCACGCCTGCCGTTTGATGCTCGATTGCCAGGGCCGGGTGATCGTGACCGGCATGGGCAAATCCGGCCATATTGCCGGCAAGATTGCCGCCACCCTCGCCAGTACCGGCACCCCGGCCTTTTTCGTCCACCCCGGCGAAGCTAGCCACGGCGACCTGGGCATGATTACCCGAGGCGATGTCGTGCTGGCGCTGTCCAACTCGGGGGAAACCGCCGAGGTTACCGCCCTTCTTCCCCTGTTGAAACGCCTGGGAACTCCATTGATCAGCATGACCGGCCGGCCAGGGTCGACGCTGGCGCGCCACGCCGATGCCCACCTGAACAGCGCCGTGGAACGGGAGGCCTGCCCGCACGATCTGGCACCCACGAGCTCGACCACCGCCGCCCTGGCACTGGGCGATGCCTTGGCTGTCGCGCTACTGGAGGCTCGCGGCTTTACCGCCGAGGATTTTGCTCTTTCCCACCCCGGCGGCACTCTGGGCAAGCGCCTGTTACTGACCGTCCAGGACCTGATGCACAGCGGAGATCGCCTCCCGCTGGTAACGCTGGGTAGCCCCCTGCGTGACGCCCTGATTGAAATCACTCGTCAAGGTCTGGGATTCACCTGCGTCGTTGACCAGCAGGGTCGCCTGGCCGGGGTCTATACCGATGGCGACTTGCGCCGTACCCTCGACCAGCATCATGATTTACGTGACCTTACGGTTGATGAGGTCATGACCCGACCGGGCAAGCGCATCTCTCCACAAGTACTGGCGGCGGAAGCCGTGCGCTTGATGGAAGACAGCCGTATCACCGCCTTGGCGGTGGTGGATGACCAGCAGAGACCGATCGGGGCGTTACACATGCACGATCTGCTGGCCAGCGGCGTAATCTGA
- a CDS encoding KdsC family phosphatase: MALTPALLDPIRRVRLFAMDVDGVLTDGRLYFQADGIEIKAFNTLDGHGLKLLKRAGIAVAFITGRDSPMVSQRAAALGITHVHQGVEDKLATLRDLCRRLEIGLDQVAYCGDDLPDLAAIKRSGIGITVPGAPSYVQAHADWVTERQGGHGAVREVCDTLLEAQGHWGAVIDTYLHGRP, encoded by the coding sequence ATGGCTCTTACGCCTGCTTTACTCGACCCGATTCGCCGCGTGCGCCTGTTCGCCATGGATGTCGATGGCGTGCTCACCGATGGACGCCTCTACTTTCAGGCCGATGGCATCGAGATCAAGGCTTTCAATACCCTTGACGGCCACGGCCTGAAATTGCTCAAGCGCGCCGGTATCGCAGTGGCGTTCATTACCGGACGCGACTCGCCCATGGTCAGCCAGCGTGCCGCTGCCCTAGGGATCACCCACGTTCATCAGGGGGTAGAGGATAAACTCGCCACCCTGCGCGACCTCTGCCGCCGGCTGGAAATCGGACTGGACCAGGTCGCCTACTGTGGTGACGACCTGCCCGACCTGGCCGCGATCAAACGGTCCGGTATCGGCATCACCGTACCCGGCGCGCCCAGCTACGTTCAGGCTCACGCCGATTGGGTGACCGAGCGCCAGGGCGGTCATGGCGCGGTACGTGAGGTATGTGACACCCTTCTCGAAGCCCAAGGTCACTGGGGGGCGGTAATCGATACCTACCTTCACGGGCGGCCCTGA
- the lptC gene encoding LPS export ABC transporter periplasmic protein LptC yields the protein MAPDTPSRTRTRRLSRHFTRRLGLGVLILALGGLLVYLDPGEQRQPGVDLEARANEPGHILEGAELTLFGNDGHVRQAIRTPRMTHSQEDISQAEQPRARLFDSHRREWTAEAEQGFVDVPRQQLTLTGDARLRAPEAGWQLDTQILHYDAQQAHAWSETPALLQQPPQRMQANRMDAWLNESRVRLTDDVKGYHPPETNAQEEMP from the coding sequence ATGGCGCCGGATACGCCTTCACGCACTCGCACCAGGCGCCTTTCCCGGCACTTCACCAGACGGCTGGGACTAGGCGTGCTGATCCTGGCGCTAGGCGGACTGCTGGTCTACCTGGACCCCGGCGAACAGCGCCAGCCTGGTGTGGACCTGGAAGCGCGCGCCAACGAACCAGGCCATATTCTGGAAGGGGCCGAGCTCACCCTGTTCGGTAACGACGGACATGTTCGCCAAGCCATCCGTACGCCACGCATGACCCATTCGCAGGAGGATATCAGCCAGGCGGAACAGCCCCGCGCGCGCCTGTTCGACAGCCATCGACGCGAGTGGACCGCCGAGGCGGAACAAGGTTTCGTGGATGTTCCCAGGCAACAGCTCACCCTTACCGGCGATGCCCGGTTGCGGGCACCTGAAGCAGGCTGGCAACTCGACACGCAGATATTGCACTATGATGCGCAACAAGCCCACGCCTGGAGCGAGACACCGGCCTTGCTGCAACAACCTCCCCAACGAATGCAGGCCAATCGAATGGATGCCTGGCTGAACGAAAGTCGCGTCCGTTTGACTGATGACGTTAAAGGCTACCATCCACCCGAGACGAACGCTCAAGAGGAAATGCCATGA
- the lptA gene encoding lipopolysaccharide transport periplasmic protein LptA: MKPTITAAILASTLLTGGLPTLAFAQSSQAPIEVEADRLDLDQRAGTAVYAGNVEIRQGEMRLKGDRVQIQRNDEGELSRATATGERAYLRHQIEGQPSPMEGWARNIVFHVAEQRVVLIDQAELNQQDDHFEGGYLEYFIDRQVVQARSETGSGDQQRIRMTLQPERQ; the protein is encoded by the coding sequence ATGAAACCCACCATCACGGCCGCCATCCTGGCTTCGACACTGCTGACGGGCGGGCTGCCCACGCTAGCCTTTGCCCAATCTTCCCAGGCCCCGATCGAAGTCGAGGCCGATCGCCTGGACCTGGATCAACGCGCCGGCACCGCCGTCTATGCCGGTAATGTGGAGATTCGTCAGGGCGAAATGCGCCTGAAAGGCGATCGCGTTCAGATCCAGCGTAACGACGAAGGGGAGCTATCCCGAGCCACCGCTACGGGCGAGCGAGCCTATCTGCGTCATCAGATCGAAGGCCAGCCCTCGCCCATGGAGGGCTGGGCCCGCAATATCGTCTTTCACGTCGCAGAGCAGCGCGTGGTACTGATCGACCAGGCGGAGCTGAACCAACAGGACGACCATTTCGAGGGCGGATACCTGGAATACTTCATTGACCGGCAGGTGGTTCAGGCACGTTCGGAAACCGGTAGCGGCGATCAGCAGCGCATCCGCATGACGCTCCAGCCCGAACGCCAATAG
- the lptB gene encoding LPS export ABC transporter ATP-binding protein: MKTLYARHLAKSYKRRRVVKDISVEIAQGSVVGLLGPNGAGKTTSFYMIVGLVSADAGSVSIDDHDISHAPMHERAKAGIGYLPQEASIFRKLSVADNILAILETRRDLDSSGREQQLEALLEDFHVTHIRDNLGMSLSGGERRRVEIARALATEPAFILLDEPFAGVDPISVGEIKTIIRALKAREIGVLITDHNVRDTLDICDTAYIVGDGQIIASGPPQGILDNQQVRDVYLGADFKL; the protein is encoded by the coding sequence ATGAAGACACTTTACGCTCGCCACTTGGCCAAGAGTTACAAGCGCCGCCGTGTGGTCAAGGATATTTCCGTGGAGATCGCGCAAGGCAGTGTCGTCGGCCTGCTCGGCCCCAACGGGGCGGGCAAGACCACTTCGTTCTACATGATCGTGGGCCTGGTGAGCGCCGACGCCGGCAGCGTCAGTATCGATGATCACGATATCTCCCACGCCCCCATGCATGAGCGAGCCAAGGCGGGCATCGGCTACCTGCCCCAGGAAGCCTCGATATTTCGCAAGCTTTCGGTGGCGGACAATATCCTGGCGATCCTGGAAACCCGCCGCGACCTCGACTCGAGCGGACGCGAACAGCAGCTCGAAGCGCTGCTCGAGGATTTTCACGTCACCCACATTCGCGACAATCTCGGCATGAGCCTCTCCGGTGGCGAACGACGCCGGGTGGAAATTGCCCGTGCGCTTGCCACAGAGCCCGCTTTCATTCTTCTGGATGAACCATTTGCCGGGGTCGATCCGATCTCCGTCGGCGAAATCAAGACCATTATCCGCGCGCTCAAGGCGCGCGAAATCGGCGTTCTCATAACCGATCACAATGTGCGCGACACATTGGATATCTGTGACACCGCCTATATCGTCGGCGATGGCCAGATCATTGCCAGCGGCCCGCCACAGGGCATACTGGACAACCAACAGGTGCGCGACGTTTACCTGGGCGCCGACTTCAAGCTCTAG